The DNA window tatttagTTTTCGGCTCTGTAAAAAATACTCTGAACGACGTGGTACCTTCCCAAGTGAAAAACTCGTTGGCCTGAAGTTAACTCACGTAATTCTTGAAAAATTACTTCTTCAAGCTTTAGGGAAACACACGTGAAATGTTCAAGACATGCCGCTATCAggaaactcactcacacacgatCGCCTTTCATGGTCAGCATGAGttaaagaccaaaaaaaagcTTTCTATAACGACGTTTCTTATAATGCTATTATGGACGAAAGGGGCGAGTTCCACACACTGTGAAATAAAACCTGAGCATCCAAGGGTGATACGAGACACCAGAAAAAGCGTATGAGGCATGATTTGAacaagattacattttatacGTGGAGTGGACCCATTAACATTGCAGTATATATTAATGACGATATAGAAAATAAGTTTGCTATAAACGATGGTTTCAGAACCACAAAAATTGATTTAGCAAATTTTGATATGCTGCAACTCTGATGAAAACTCAGCATAgatgtgtgctgtgctgtgctttactgtCAAAAATATAAGTCCTGCTTTAAAACTTAACTTTGGTATGTAACGactcattttaatgtttctgttttcacaCGGAGCTTTTGTcattaattaacaaaataaatgcacgtgCATGACATGTTTGGTCATTTTTAAAGGCTATTCGAGTGGGAGAAGCACATTTAAAGAGTAAGTATAAGTGTAAGTAGCGAAGTTTTGGATATGCTGGAGAAAAAACGGCAATATTGCTCAAGACACAGAAGTTAATTTGTCAATAGAAGGGCCTTTGGTTGACATTCCCGgtgtttttttgcttgtaaaataactgcacattgTGTTATTTTATCACTATCGGTGAAGAGAAAACACAAGTAAACCGAGTTTCAGGGGCTGAGAGAGGCTGTGCCGGGCTGGCTGAGTCTACATGGTCCTCATGTAGCATTTAAGTCCAACCCCCCTGTCGCTTGACCGGCAGAAACTGAACGTAATCACTAACCGTAAGTGTGAAAAGAGAGAATCTGAGAAATGGCAGAAGTTGCTCCAGCTCCCCCGGCAGCCGCCCCGGCTAAAGCTTCTAAGAAGAAACAAGCAAGCAAGTCCAAGAGAGTGGGGCCCAGCGTTGGCGAATTAATCGTGAAGGCAATTTCTGCTTCCAAGGAGAGGAGCGGAGTTTCCCTGGCTGCCTTGAAGAAAGCTCTGGTCGCCAGCGGCTACGACGTGGAGAAGAACAACTCGCGGGTAAAGGTTGCTGTTAAGAGCCTGGTGACAAAGGGTGTCTTGGTTCAGACTAAAGGAACCGGTGCCTCTGGCTCGTTTAAGCTTAACAAGAAGCTGCCGGTTGAAAAGAAGAAGCCTGCCAAGAAGGTAGCCCCTAAGATTAAGAAGCCCGCTGCGGCTAAAAAGCCGGTAGCAAAGAAGGCTGCGGCAAAGAAGTCACCGAAGAAGCCTGCTACACCGAAGGCGAAGAAGAGCCCAAAGAAAGCCAAGAAGGCGGCAGCGGCTAAGAAGCCGACCAAGAGTCCGAAGAAAGCCAAGAAACCGGCAGCAGCAGCGAAGAAGGTGACCAAGAGCCCTAAGAAAACCAAGGCGGCCAAGCCAAAAG is part of the Conger conger chromosome 15, fConCon1.1, whole genome shotgun sequence genome and encodes:
- the LOC133112036 gene encoding histone H1-like → MAEVAPAPPAAAPAKASKKKQASKSKRVGPSVGELIVKAISASKERSGVSLAALKKALVASGYDVEKNNSRVKVAVKSLVTKGVLVQTKGTGASGSFKLNKKLPVEKKKPAKKVAPKIKKPAAAKKPVAKKAAAKKSPKKPATPKAKKSPKKAKKAAAAKKPTKSPKKAKKPAAAAKKVTKSPKKTKAAKPKVAKPKSTKAKKVAPRKK